In the genome of Notamacropus eugenii isolate mMacEug1 chromosome 5, mMacEug1.pri_v2, whole genome shotgun sequence, one region contains:
- the LOC140508791 gene encoding olfactory receptor 51A4-like, with protein sequence MSSINVTNYDDLTFLLIGIPGLEHVHIWISIPFSSVYIFAILGNFTILFFIKTETSLHEPMYYFLSMLSVSDLGLSLSSLPTTMGLLLFDIQEIRATACFTQEFFIHLFTVTEASVLSIMAFDRFVAICNPLRYTTILTSSRVAKVGLVLVVKNIVLILPLPFLLRRLTYCQKTHLSHSYCLHQDVMKLACSNNRVNIIYGLCAALSTMLDLIFITFSYIMILKTVLGIAAPKEQLKALNTCISHICAVLIFYVPMLSAAMLHHFARQVSPLIHILMADVFLLVPPLMNPIVYCVKTRQIREKILEKMGLKRR encoded by the coding sequence ATGTCCAGTATAAATGTTACAAATTATGATGATTTGACCTTCCTCCTGATTGGGATTCCAGGACTAGAGCATGTCCATATCTGGATCTCCATTCCATTTTCCTCAGTGTATATTTTTGCCATTCTGGGCAATTTTACCATTCTCTTCTTCATCAAGACTGAAACCAGCCTTCATGAGCCCATGTACTATTTCCTCTCCATGCTATCTGTCTCAGATTTGggtctatctctctcttccttacccACTACAATGGGATTATTGCTGTTTGACATCCAAGAGATCCGTGCCACTGCCTGCTTCACCCAAGAGTTCTTTATCCACTTGTTCACAGTCACTGAAGCATCAGTGCTTTCTATCATGGCTTTTGACCGTTTTGTCGCCATCTGTAACCCTCTGAGATACACCACCATACTGACAAGTTCACGTGTGGCCAAGGTAGGACTTGTGCTGGTTGTTAAAAACATTGTCTTGAtactcccccttcccttccttttgagACGGCTAACATACTGTCAGAAGACTCACCTCTCTCACTCTTACTGTCTCCACCAGGATGTCATGAAGCTGGCTTGCTCCAACAACAGGGTGAACATTATCTATGGTCTATGTGctgctctttccaccatgctTGACTTGATCTTTATCACTTTCTCCTACATTATGATCCTAAAAACAGTGCTAGGCATTGCAGCCCCCAAAGAACAACTGAAAGCTCTCAACACCTGCATCTCCCACATCTGTGCTGTTCTCATCTTCTATGTGCCCATGCTGAGTGCAGCAATGCTCCATCATTTTGCCCGTCAAGTTTCTCCTCTGATCCACATCCTCATGGCTGATGTCTTCCTACTGGTGCCACCTCTCATGAACCCCATTGTGTACTGTGTGAAGACGAGGCAGATCCGAGAGAAGATACTGGAGAAGATGGGTCTGAAGAGAAGATGA
- the LOC140507607 gene encoding olfactory receptor 51G1-like, protein MLAPGNNSLQSASFFLTGFRGLENVHGLISIPFCTIYLTVIVGNITILHVIRTDETLHEPMYYFLAMLALTDLGLCFSTLPTVLGIFWFDFREIGIPACFTQLFFIHTLSLVESSVLLSMSIDRYVAICNPLRYSTLLTPGRIVKMGLCSVVRSALLILPLPFLLKRFHYCRSHVLAHAYCLHLEIMKLACSTIIVNHIYGLFVVACTVGVDSLLIFLSYAQILRTVLSIASREERHKALNTCVSHICAVLLFYIPMIGLSLVHRFGEHLPRIVHLLMSYVYLLVPPLMNPIVYSVKTKQIRQRIIKKFIVMQRLSSNRQG, encoded by the coding sequence ATGTTGGCTCCCGGAAATAATAGCCTACAATCAGCCTCCTTCTTCCTGACTGGATTCCGAGGTCTAGAAAATGTTCATGGTTTGATCTCCATTCCTTTCTGCACTATCTACTTGACAGTAATTGTGGGAAATATCACCATCCTCCATGTCATTCGCACAGATGAAACACTCCATGAACCCATGTATTACTTTCTGGCTATGCTGGCTCTCACTGACTTAGGCTTGTGCTTTTCCACATTGCCTACAGTATTGGGCATTTTCTGGTTTGATTTTCGAGAGATTGGCATTCCTGCCTGCTTCACTCAGCTCTTCTTTATCCATACCCTATCGCTGGTGGAATCCTCAGTGCTGCTCTCCATGTCCATCGATCGCTATGTGGCCATCTGTAACCCACTTCGATATAGTACTCTCCTGACACCTGGCCGGATAGTAAAGATGGGACTATGCTCTGTTGTGCGCAGTGCCCTGCTCATCCTTCCTCTACCCTTTCTCCTGAAACGCTTCCACTACTGTCGTTCTCATGTACTGGCCCATGCCTATTGCCTTCACCTGGAGATCATGAAGCTGGCCTGCTCCACTATCATAGTCAATCATATCTATGGCCTCTTTGTGGTGGCTTGTACAGTAGGTGTGGACTCATTACTTATCTTTCTCTCCTATGCCCAAATTCTTCGCACAGTGCTGAGCATTGCTTCCCGTGAGGAGAGACACAAAGCCCTCAATACCTGTGTCTCACATATCTGTGCTGTGCTTCTCTTCTATATCCCTATGATTGGTTTATCACTTGTGCACCGCTTTGGTGAGCATCTGCCCCGCATTGTCCACTTGCTCATGTCTTATGTTTACCTTTTGGTCCCACCTCTCATGAACCCCATTGTTTATAGTGTTAAGACCAAGCAGATACGACAGAGAATTATCAAGAAGTTTATTGTTATGCAGAGACTGAGTAGCAATCGCCAGGGCTAG